A genomic stretch from ANME-2 cluster archaeon includes:
- a CDS encoding DEAD/DEAH box helicase family protein, with translation MSSEKPLIIQSDRTLMLEVGHPGYVECRDFLALFAELVKSPEFIHTYRVTPLSLWNAAALGVSFKEIACGLEDFSRYDIPSNVIVDMREWHETYGKLVLQKAAHDCLKLEVKDSRILERIRNIESLEHFWVDNDSLPGLFIPHVRRGDLKHALIKAGYPVKDLCGYLDGEQFDITLRSIDLNGDSFALRDYQKDAVDLFYCAGEKTGGSGVIVLPCGSGKTIIGLGTIAQISSHTLIIATNNVSVAQWRDELLSKTHIEETDIGEFTGRVKEIKPITITTYQMLTHHRSKDDSLHNLDIFTEHNWGLIIYDEVHMLPAPVFRATTAIQARRRLGLTATLVREDGKEDDVFALIGPKRYDVPWKTLESRGYIAKAICTEYRVPLSAEDELEYAHADKRAKFRIAAENQRKTELVCELLENHTGESILIIGQFILQLEKLARSLDLPIITGKTKHDEREKLYGDLRSGRINILVVSKVANFAVDLPDASVMIQVSGTFGSRQEEAQRLGRILRPKEQTSHFYTLGSKGTVEQTFGTKRQLFLVEQGYRYQIRYF, from the coding sequence ATGAGTTCAGAAAAACCGCTCATCATCCAGAGCGACCGCACTTTGATGCTTGAGGTCGGACACCCGGGGTACGTAGAATGCCGGGACTTTTTAGCTCTTTTTGCAGAGCTGGTAAAATCGCCAGAGTTTATCCACACCTACAGGGTTACACCATTGTCGCTATGGAATGCGGCAGCATTGGGTGTGTCGTTTAAAGAGATTGCCTGTGGTCTTGAAGACTTCTCGCGTTATGACATTCCGTCAAATGTCATTGTTGACATGAGGGAGTGGCATGAGACCTATGGTAAGTTAGTATTACAGAAAGCTGCGCATGATTGCCTAAAGCTTGAAGTGAAAGACTCCCGTATTCTGGAACGGATCCGTAACATTGAGTCATTAGAACACTTTTGGGTGGATAATGACAGTCTCCCCGGACTTTTCATACCACATGTCAGACGCGGCGATCTTAAACACGCACTGATAAAGGCAGGCTACCCTGTCAAGGATCTGTGCGGATATCTGGATGGGGAACAGTTCGATATAACTTTGCGCAGCATTGATCTTAACGGAGATTCTTTTGCGCTGCGCGATTATCAAAAAGATGCCGTAGACCTGTTTTATTGTGCTGGAGAGAAAACGGGGGGCAGTGGAGTGATTGTTCTTCCCTGCGGTTCAGGTAAGACGATCATAGGACTTGGGACTATTGCCCAGATATCAAGTCACACCCTGATCATCGCCACTAATAATGTCTCAGTTGCGCAATGGCGCGATGAACTTCTCTCCAAGACCCACATAGAAGAAACGGACATTGGCGAGTTTACAGGACGTGTCAAAGAGATCAAGCCGATCACGATCACCACATACCAGATGTTGACACATCATCGCTCAAAAGATGATTCATTGCACAACCTGGACATCTTTACCGAGCATAACTGGGGACTCATTATATATGACGAGGTACACATGCTCCCGGCTCCGGTATTTCGTGCAACAACAGCAATTCAAGCCAGACGGCGGCTTGGGCTGACTGCAACGCTGGTACGCGAAGATGGTAAAGAGGATGATGTCTTTGCACTAATCGGTCCCAAGCGATATGATGTACCGTGGAAGACGCTTGAGAGTCGCGGCTATATCGCTAAAGCCATCTGTACCGAGTATCGCGTTCCTCTTTCGGCTGAAGATGAGCTTGAGTATGCCCATGCTGATAAACGCGCTAAGTTTCGCATCGCGGCAGAGAACCAGCGCAAAACAGAGCTTGTATGTGAACTGCTTGAGAACCACACAGGTGAGAGCATCCTGATCATCGGTCAATTCATTTTGCAGTTGGAAAAGCTTGCCAGATCACTGGACCTGCCGATTATCACAGGTAAGACCAAACATGATGAAAGAGAGAAACTTTATGGTGATCTTAGATCGGGACGCATCAATATACTTGTGGTATCCAAGGTTGCAAACTTTGCAGTGGATCTGCCTGATGCCAGTGTCATGATCCAGGTCTCAGGTACATTTGGTTCGCGTCAGGAGGAAGCACAACGATTGGGGCGCATTCTCAGGCCCAAAGAGCAAACATCTCATTTTTACACACTGGGGTCAAAAGGTACCGTTGAACAGACTTTCGGGACCAAGCGTCAGCTTTTTTTGGTAGAGCAAGGGTACAGGTACCAGATCAGGTACTTTTGA